The Desulfuromonas versatilis genome has a segment encoding these proteins:
- the tolQ gene encoding protein TolQ → MELVLNAGPVVKLVLLILVYFSVVSWAIIFYKFRVIHRATKDSERFLEFFWAKKRFDAIGQGLGDYGHSPLTVLFREGYQELIKGQRKREGEDEVGFAAELGGADNVARALRRAMTLETHRLEKFLTFLATTGSTAPFIGLFGTVWGIMDSFHGIGQTGSASLAVVAPGISEALVATAIGLVAAIPAVVGYNHFVNKVNVLTGEMDNFSQEFLNIVERMMRRA, encoded by the coding sequence TTGGAACTCGTTCTCAACGCCGGGCCGGTGGTCAAGCTGGTCCTGTTGATTCTGGTCTACTTTTCCGTGGTCTCCTGGGCCATTATTTTTTACAAATTCCGGGTCATTCATCGGGCCACCAAGGACTCGGAGCGTTTTCTCGAGTTCTTCTGGGCCAAAAAGCGCTTCGACGCCATCGGTCAGGGCCTCGGCGACTACGGACACTCGCCGTTGACCGTGCTGTTCCGCGAAGGCTACCAGGAGCTGATCAAGGGGCAGCGCAAGCGGGAAGGGGAGGATGAGGTCGGCTTTGCCGCCGAGCTCGGCGGGGCCGACAACGTCGCCCGCGCCCTGCGCCGGGCCATGACCCTGGAGACCCACCGGCTGGAGAAGTTTCTCACCTTTTTGGCCACCACCGGCTCCACGGCGCCGTTCATCGGCCTGTTCGGCACCGTCTGGGGGATCATGGACTCCTTCCACGGCATCGGCCAGACCGGCAGCGCCTCGCTGGCGGTAGTCGCCCCCGGCATCTCCGAGGCGCTGGTCGCCACGGCCATCGGCCTGGTGGCCGCCATCCCCGCGGTGGTCGGCTACAACCATTTCGTCAACAAGGTCAACGTGCTGACCGGCGAGATGGACAACTTCAGCCAGGAGTTTCTCAACATCGTCGAACGCATGATGCGGAGGGCCTGA
- a CDS encoding HD domain-containing protein — translation MTDLDYIEHCLLLPDGEERAERFAADPRLRALLPEVYALADVPQPPDHHPEGDALVHSLLAVRHLPGNADPRLAWAALLHDVGKALTTREIDGRIRAFGHDREGVRLAEGRLRSLGMEAGRREDVLWLVRHHMFALSWQVGEQRRLSRRQWRFIADARFPLLLALMRVDALAAGGSPSKLAQVDFYRQARGRLAFPGAS, via the coding sequence ATGACCGACCTCGACTATATCGAACACTGCCTGCTCCTGCCCGATGGGGAGGAGCGTGCTGAGCGCTTCGCGGCTGACCCGCGCCTGCGCGCGCTGCTTCCCGAGGTCTATGCCCTGGCCGACGTTCCCCAGCCCCCGGACCATCACCCGGAGGGGGATGCCCTGGTCCACTCCCTGCTGGCGGTGCGGCACCTGCCGGGCAATGCCGACCCTCGGCTGGCCTGGGCGGCGCTGTTGCACGACGTGGGCAAAGCCCTGACCACCCGGGAGATCGACGGCCGCATCCGCGCCTTCGGCCATGACCGGGAGGGGGTGCGACTGGCCGAAGGCCGGCTGCGGAGCCTGGGTATGGAGGCGGGCCGTCGCGAGGATGTGCTCTGGCTGGTGCGCCATCACATGTTTGCCCTCAGCTGGCAGGTTGGCGAGCAGCGCCGGCTGAGCCGGCGCCAGTGGCGGTTCATCGCCGACGCCAGGTTTCCCCTGCTGCTGGCGCTGATGCGGGTGGACGCCCTCGCCGCGGGGGGCAGCCCCTCCAAGCTGGCCCAGGTCGATTTCTACCGGCAGGCCCGGGGCCGCCTGGCCTTTCCGGGGGCGTCATGA